The DNA sequence ACCTCGCATTTCCTGGGACAAAACTTTGCCAAGTCCTCAAACATCCGCTTCCAGAGCCGCGCAGGCGAATTCGAATATGCCTGGACGACCTCCTGGGGCGTCTCCACCCGCCTGATCGGGGCCCTGATCATGGCCCACAGCGACGACAACGGCCTGGTGCTGCCCCCGAAAATCGCGCCTTCCCATATTGCCATCATCCCGATCTACAGGGACGAGGCCGAGTACAGGGACGTGATGGCGCTGGCCGCCAGGATCGAAGAATCCTTCAAACACAAAGAATTTGACGGAGTCCGCGTCTATACGGAACTGGACGACCGCGACCTCACCTCCAGCGAACGCAACTGGCACTGGATCAAAAAAGGCATCCCGCTGCGCATCGAGATCGGCCCCCGGGACGTGGCCGCCAACACGGTTATGCTGGCGCGCCGGGACAAAGAGCCGCGGGAAAAGGAATCCGTACCGGTGGAAAATCTGGTTGAACAAGCTCTCGCGACACTTTCCGACATGCAAAGCTGCATCCTGGCCAAGGCCCTCAAATTCCGGGACGAGAACATCGTCCGAATCGACGGCAAAGACGCGTTCCAAGCCTTCTTTACACCCAAAAACGCCGCCCAGCCGGAGATCCACGGCGGCTTTGCCTTTTCACACTGGTGCGGGGACACGGCCTGCGAAGAAAAGATCAAGGACGACCTGAAGGTTACGGTCCGCTGCATCCCCTTCGGCGCTGAAGCCGAATCCGGGTCCTGCATCTGCTGCGGCAAAGCCTCAAACCGGCGCGTGATCTTTGCCAAATCCTACTAAACCCATGCCCAGAAGCGCCATCATCACCATCGGCAACGAGATCCTGCTGGGGCGGACCCTGAATACGAATCTGGCCTGGCTGGCATCTGAACTGGCCGGATTGGGGCTGGCGGTGGAATTTTCGCTCACGGTCAAAGATGAGCCGGAAGCGATCAGAAGGGCCCTCCAGCAGTGCTGGGCAAGCTGCGAGGTCGTAATCAGCACCGGCGGGCTCGGGCCCACGGCGGATGACATCACCAAGAGCGTGATCGCGGAATTCTTCGGGGCGGAACTGGAGTTTGACCAGAAGGTCTGGAAACAGGTGCAGTCACGCTTCGCGGCACGAAATTTGCCCACGCCAGAGATCAACCGCAACCAAGCGCTGATCCCCAAAGGTTTCGTTGCCTTGTCCAATCAACGCGGCACAGCCCCGGGATTGTATTACTCGAGCGGGAATAAATCCTTTTTCGCCTTTGCCGGCGTGCCTTTGGAGATGAAATATGTGTTCGATTCCCATGCCAAACGGATCCTGGCTGGCAAACACGGCGGAACTCCGGTAATCCAAAAGACCCTGCACACCTTCAACATCTCCGAATCCGCTTTGGCCGAGCTTCTGAGCGGCTTCCGCTTCCCCGCGGAGGCAAATCTGGCCTGGCTGCCCCAAACCGGAAGGGTGGACCTGCGCTTCTACGGCAGCGACCCCGAGGCCATTGACAAGGCGGTCGCGCACTGCCTGCCCTTGCTCGGAAACCATTTCTGGGGCAGAGACGAAGACACGCCCGCGGGCACTTTGCACGGTCTGCTGCGCGCCAAAGGGTTCAGCGTCTCGGTCGCGGAATCCTGCACCGGAGGCTTGCTTCAGAAAATGCTCACGGATCCGCCCGGGGCCTCGGATGTCTTCCTGGGTGGCGTCGTCGCCTATTCCAACGCGGCCAAGCAGAGGGTCCTGAAAGTGAGCCCGTCAACCCTGGCGGAGCATGGCGCGGTCAGCGAGGAAAGCGCGCTGGAGATGGTTTCGGGAATAAAAGACTTGACAGAATCCCAGACAGCCATTTCGGTAACCGGAGTGGCTGGTCCGGATGGAGGAACCATTCAAAAACCGGTCGGAACCGTTTGTTATGGATTTTCAGTTTTACACAAGGTGTGGAGTTTGACGCAAATCTTCAGCGGCGACCGGGAACAGATCCGGCACAAGGCTGCTGAATTTGCCATCCTGCACTTAATCCAAAACATGCAAGGAACCATGATTTGAAAATCCTGATCATAGGCGGAGGCGGCCGGGAACACGCGATCGCGGACGCCTTTGCCCAACACGAAGCAGCCGCGGACATCTTCCTGGCGCCGGGAAACGCCGGCCTGGCCAGGGAATTTCCCTGTTTGCCGCTCAGA is a window from the Candidatus Syntrophosphaera sp. genome containing:
- the proS gene encoding proline--tRNA ligase — translated: MSKKQRTAIEPTREENYAEWYQQVIKAADLAETSEVRGCMVIKPWGYAIWENIQHALDEMFRETGHRNAYFPIFIPKSYFEKEAEHVEGFAKECAVVTHSRLEDDGQGGLKPAGELTEPYIVRPTSETIIGASFAKWVNSYRDLPLLINQWANIVRWEMRTRLFLRTTEFLWQEGHTVHESEAEAMDETLKMLDVYARFAEEFLAIPVFKGEKTESEKFPGAVNTYCIEAMMQDRKALQSGTSHFLGQNFAKSSNIRFQSRAGEFEYAWTTSWGVSTRLIGALIMAHSDDNGLVLPPKIAPSHIAIIPIYRDEAEYRDVMALAARIEESFKHKEFDGVRVYTELDDRDLTSSERNWHWIKKGIPLRIEIGPRDVAANTVMLARRDKEPREKESVPVENLVEQALATLSDMQSCILAKALKFRDENIVRIDGKDAFQAFFTPKNAAQPEIHGGFAFSHWCGDTACEEKIKDDLKVTVRCIPFGAEAESGSCICCGKASNRRVIFAKSY
- a CDS encoding CinA family nicotinamide mononucleotide deamidase-related protein, with product MPRSAIITIGNEILLGRTLNTNLAWLASELAGLGLAVEFSLTVKDEPEAIRRALQQCWASCEVVISTGGLGPTADDITKSVIAEFFGAELEFDQKVWKQVQSRFAARNLPTPEINRNQALIPKGFVALSNQRGTAPGLYYSSGNKSFFAFAGVPLEMKYVFDSHAKRILAGKHGGTPVIQKTLHTFNISESALAELLSGFRFPAEANLAWLPQTGRVDLRFYGSDPEAIDKAVAHCLPLLGNHFWGRDEDTPAGTLHGLLRAKGFSVSVAESCTGGLLQKMLTDPPGASDVFLGGVVAYSNAAKQRVLKVSPSTLAEHGAVSEESALEMVSGIKDLTESQTAISVTGVAGPDGGTIQKPVGTVCYGFSVLHKVWSLTQIFSGDREQIRHKAAEFAILHLIQNMQGTMI